CATGCTTTCTTTAACATTGCTGTTCTGGGGGCGTCTATTTGAGGGCTTCAATAGCTTTAGCAAGAAAGGAGCTGAATGAACTTGCCAGAGAGAAGGTTTATATTGTTGCTTTTTTTGTACAGCTTCTCCTTGTTGTTGCAATTATTTTTGTTGCCTTCCTTTATACTTCTGTCTCAAATCCTGAAGTGATGCAGGGGTATATATCCCATCAGAATGTCAGGGTCGGAGTTTATGGCCCGTCAATTGAAATTGCTGGGCTTAAGGTGATTCCTCTTGAGAAAGCAAACATTTCCATGAAAGCTCTTAATCTTGTGGCTGTACTTTACCTTCCAGAGAATTTTGAGAAAAGGCTGGAGAAGGGCGAGAAGGTAAAGGTGACACTCCTGCTGGATAATACAAATGTGCTATCCGGCTATGCTGATGCCAGAATCTCTGAGACTTTAAAGGCTATTGACAGAAATGCGAAGCTGAAGAGGGCTGAGGAGCTCGGGGTTAACAGGCAGGAGCTTTCTTCTCCGGTTGTGTTTGAGGTTAAAGGTGCTTCCAGTTCAGGAAGGTACCCGGCTGAATTCATCCAGTTAATGTATGGTATTTTAATACCCTTTATTCTGCTCTTACCAACTTTCGTTGCCAGCAATATGACAACCGATTTGATTGTGGGTGAGAAGGAGAGGAGAACCTATGAACTCTTAGTAGCAGCTCCGATATCAAAGAGAGAGATTATTCTTGGCAAAGCCATGCCTATTGTTTTTCTGTCTCTTGGTGAAGCTTTCCTCTGGATTAAAATTATTGAACTCAGGGGCCTGCCTGTTTATAATGAGGCTATGCTTTTGCTCTATCTTTTACTTCTTGACGTGCTCTTTTTTGTCTTTGGAATATCCATATCCGCTGTTTCTGAGAGTGTCAGAGATGCCAATTCTATTGTTACTCTGCTTCTTCTTGGAGTAAGTTTTATATTCTTTGCGCCTGTTGCTGTAAAAAACTCCCTGCAATACCTTTCGCCTGCCAGTGTTATAGCGAATTTAACTTCAAATCCAGAAGTAACAGGAATAACTCTACCATTTATAGTAGCTGCCTTATCTGCAATGTTGGTAATCTTTATTGGAGAAAAACTTCTTGTGTATAAAGAGAATCTCAGAGTCTAAAAAAGTAAAAAGAGAAAAAATATTTTTCTACATTACAGTTTTGCACTATAAAATGCTTAAAATGTTAAAGGAGGAGAGCATCACTCTCCAAATTTTACCAGCTACGTTTACTTTGACAATGTTTTAGCGTAGGCCAGAACATCCCAGACTTCATTCTCTTTGTATGTACTCTTCCAGCCTGGCATACCTTCTGCTGGTGCTCCATCACTAACCTTCCACAGAAGGTAAGCATCTTTCTTGGAGCTCCACCATTTGGCACTGCTGAAATCAGCTTCAGGTTGTGTTGCTCCTGTTTTTCCATGACAGCTTACACAGCTTGTCAGATATATCTTCTTTCCAGCCGCTATTGCATTCTGATTCCTCCAGTAGAGATTTGTTTTACCTGCGTACGCTGAAGGGACAATACTCTCACTCTTGGCTGGTTGTGACTTTACACTTGAGGTGCTCTTCTCAGATGGTACAGCAGCCTGAGTCTGAGGAGTTGCTGCCTTAAATATTGGTGCACCTCCAACAAAACTGTGGCACTTGTCGCAGAACTTCGTGGGTTCATGACAGTTTAAACATGCCTGATGTCCATTCGCATTGACATAAGAGCCATGGTTAGCTATCCAGTATTTCATAGATACCCCCGGACTTGGATAGGGGTGTTCATTGAGAGTACTAATTTTTACTGGCATTTCAGTCTTGGAAATGCAGCCCGCAGCCAAAAGAAGAAGGACTGCTGCAAGAAATATTATTTTCTTCATATATTTTACCTCCTTTTTTATCTCCAGCTTACTTTTTTTCTGAGCCTATTTTCATATAGTCTTACTGCTCTGTTTATTTTGCTCTCGTACACATGCTCTGGCTGTGGACCCGGGGCTCCTATAACTGGTATTCCCTTGTAGTATATTATCAATGTAGGTACTGTAATAATCCTCTGGGATATCCTCAGGTCTTCGTTTTTGTCTATATTCATCTTTACAAACTTCATCCTGCCTGCAAGAGAATTTTCGTACTTCTCCAGTATCATTTCTACCTCTGCTGAGGAAGGTGACCATTCTGCATAGAAGTTCACTGCCACAGGAGTACGGGAACAGGTTACCTCTGTAAACCAGGTTGGTTGGTCTATCTCTTTCATTCTTTTGGCTCACACGCCATATCGCACTGGTCTTTTGAAATCTTATGCTCTTTCTCTGCATGCTCACAGCACTCGTCCATACTGGAGAACTCCGTATCGCATAGACCACAGACACTTGGGCCAGCTGGTGCTTCCATTTCCTCTTCCATTTCTTCCGGTTCTTTCTGTCCTTCAAGTATTATTGCCTTGCTCACCAGGTCATGAATACCTCCCACTTCAACAGGAAGCTCATAGTACTGCATCACAAGAGGAAGCTGTGCCTTGTCAATAGCACA
This DNA window, taken from archaeon BMS3Bbin15, encodes the following:
- a CDS encoding ABC-2 family transporter protein encodes the protein MRASIALARKELNELAREKVYIVAFFVQLLLVVAIIFVAFLYTSVSNPEVMQGYISHQNVRVGVYGPSIEIAGLKVIPLEKANISMKALNLVAVLYLPENFEKRLEKGEKVKVTLLLDNTNVLSGYADARISETLKAIDRNAKLKRAEELGVNRQELSSPVVFEVKGASSSGRYPAEFIQLMYGILIPFILLLPTFVASNMTTDLIVGEKERRTYELLVAAPISKREIILGKAMPIVFLSLGEAFLWIKIIELRGLPVYNEAMLLLYLLLLDVLFFVFGISISAVSESVRDANSIVTLLLLGVSFIFFAPVAVKNSLQYLSPASVIANLTSNPEVTGITLPFIVAALSAMLVIFIGEKLLVYKENLRV
- a CDS encoding cytochrome c, whose product is MKKIIFLAAVLLLLAAGCISKTEMPVKISTLNEHPYPSPGVSMKYWIANHGSYVNANGHQACLNCHEPTKFCDKCHSFVGGAPIFKAATPQTQAAVPSEKSTSSVKSQPAKSESIVPSAYAGKTNLYWRNQNAIAAGKKIYLTSCVSCHGKTGATQPEADFSSAKWWSSKKDAYLLWKVSDGAPAEGMPGWKSTYKENEVWDVLAYAKTLSK
- the trxA_8 gene encoding thioredoxin, translated to MKEIDQPTWFTEVTCSRTPVAVNFYAEWSPSSAEVEMILEKYENSLAGRMKFVKMNIDKNEDLRISQRIITVPTLIIYYKGIPVIGAPGPQPEHVYESKINRAVRLYENRLRKKVSWR